In the Rhizobium sp. CB3090 genome, one interval contains:
- a CDS encoding ROK family protein produces the protein MTEAPVAEQTRDHGKPKARAAPASPVVLAVDIGGSHVKVELSSGSERRAVASGHQMTAAKMVAALRDLTADWHYDLVTMGYPGPVVAHRPAADPFNLGTGWKNFDFDSVLGKPVRMVNDALMQAIGSYEAGRMLFLGLGTGLGSAMIAESVCMPLELAHLPYRKATFEDYVGERGLERRGKGKWRKSVFDVADRLDKALLPDYIVIGGGNVDRLKELPPKCRRGNNDNAFRGGFRVWLDDSLRL, from the coding sequence ATGACGGAAGCACCCGTAGCAGAGCAAACACGCGATCATGGCAAGCCGAAGGCGCGGGCGGCGCCGGCCAGCCCCGTTGTGCTTGCCGTCGATATCGGCGGATCGCATGTGAAGGTGGAGCTCAGCAGTGGCAGCGAGCGACGGGCGGTCGCGTCAGGGCACCAAATGACGGCGGCCAAGATGGTGGCGGCGCTGCGCGATCTGACGGCCGACTGGCATTATGACCTCGTCACCATGGGATACCCCGGACCGGTAGTCGCGCATCGCCCGGCCGCGGACCCGTTCAATCTCGGGACGGGATGGAAGAATTTCGATTTTGACTCAGTCCTCGGCAAGCCTGTGCGGATGGTCAACGACGCGCTGATGCAGGCGATCGGCAGCTATGAGGCCGGCCGTATGCTCTTCCTCGGCCTGGGTACCGGCCTCGGCTCAGCCATGATTGCAGAGAGCGTTTGCATGCCCCTGGAATTGGCGCATTTGCCCTACCGCAAGGCGACGTTCGAAGACTATGTCGGCGAACGCGGCCTCGAGCGTCGGGGCAAGGGCAAATGGCGAAAATCGGTCTTCGATGTCGCCGATCGTTTGGACAAGGCCCTGCTGCCGGACTACATCGTCATCGGCGGTGGCAATGTCGACCGGCTCAAGGAACTGCCGCCGAAATGCCGGCGCGGCAATAACGACAACGCCTTCCGCGGCGGTTTTCGGGTGTGGTTGGATGATAGTCTGCGGCTTTGA
- a CDS encoding glucan 1,4-alpha-glucosidase yields the protein MAFPTQPPGSVVPPGAPGIEPRWTSSDKSAVGTAVSTASNVWFTASHGILNEIYAPRLDMACVRDFGFMVTADGYFSEEKRDADHRVEAIEDGVPAFRLVNTARDGRYRITKTILSDPEREVVLQDLHFEALIGKLSDYRLHALVAPHLVNGGSDNTGWYADFKGRPMLFAEGSGRVLAVAASVPWLARSVGYVGFSDGWQTLSRGESLKEEYRCATTGNVALSGTLDIGANEGRALIAIGFGTQPEEAAFRAVLSLEQGVEPALKHYRSGWREWQAGLLALDEPHDPNQLNRYRVSTGVLATHRDDASGAIIASLSIPWGFSKSDDDLGGYHLVWTRDLVETAGALLAAGARADARSVLDYLAAIQEADGHWVQNAWLDGRPYWYGIQMDETAFPILLYDMLLRAGAIDASESGRYLPMIEAAAAYIVKNGPATQQDRWEEDAGYSPFTLAVEIAGLLAAADAVEAAGRLPAAQYLREVADGWNERIEEWTYATDTDLSHSLGIEGYYVRIASATDGSSSLRRDFIPIRNRDDGEEVVEADLLLSPDALALVRFGLRAADDPRIIGTVKAIDSELRRELPAGPYWYRYNDDGYGERTGGAPFAGSGVGRLWPLLTGERAHYELSAGRPDEARRLLAALEASASEGGLLPEQIWDSDDVPERELFLGRPSGSAMPLVWAHAEHIKLLRSIRDGVIFDMPPQTFARYVGAKPAPAPFAWRLTNKRSQMAAGRALRIELPEPALVHWSTDGWANFTDTQARDTGFGTYVCDLPTKTLGPGTIVFTIFWTNTQRWEGTDFKIEVV from the coding sequence TTGGCCTTTCCGACACAGCCACCCGGTTCCGTAGTCCCGCCCGGTGCTCCCGGCATCGAGCCCCGCTGGACCTCGAGCGACAAGAGCGCCGTCGGCACTGCCGTCAGCACGGCAAGCAACGTCTGGTTCACGGCGAGCCATGGCATCCTCAACGAGATTTACGCGCCGCGCCTCGATATGGCCTGCGTCCGTGATTTCGGTTTCATGGTGACGGCCGACGGCTATTTCTCCGAGGAGAAGCGCGACGCCGATCATCGCGTGGAGGCGATCGAGGACGGCGTCCCGGCTTTTCGCCTCGTCAATACCGCCCGCGACGGCCGCTATCGCATCACCAAAACCATCCTTTCGGACCCGGAGCGTGAGGTGGTGCTGCAGGACCTCCATTTCGAGGCGCTCATCGGCAAACTCTCCGACTACCGGCTGCATGCCCTCGTGGCGCCGCATCTGGTCAATGGCGGCTCCGATAACACGGGCTGGTACGCCGATTTCAAAGGCAGGCCGATGCTTTTTGCCGAGGGTTCCGGTCGGGTGCTCGCGGTCGCCGCCTCGGTGCCTTGGCTTGCGCGTTCGGTAGGCTATGTCGGTTTCTCCGACGGCTGGCAAACACTGTCGCGCGGCGAGAGCCTGAAGGAGGAGTACCGCTGCGCCACTACCGGCAACGTCGCGCTGTCGGGAACGCTCGACATCGGGGCGAACGAGGGGCGCGCGCTGATCGCCATCGGCTTCGGTACGCAGCCGGAGGAGGCTGCCTTCCGTGCCGTCCTCAGTTTGGAACAGGGCGTCGAGCCGGCGCTGAAGCATTATCGCAGCGGCTGGCGGGAGTGGCAGGCCGGCCTGCTGGCCTTGGACGAGCCCCATGATCCCAACCAGCTCAACCGATACCGCGTCAGTACCGGCGTGCTCGCCACCCATCGCGACGATGCCTCCGGCGCCATCATCGCCAGCCTTTCCATCCCGTGGGGTTTCAGCAAGAGCGACGACGATCTCGGCGGCTATCACCTGGTCTGGACACGCGATCTGGTGGAAACCGCCGGCGCGCTGCTTGCCGCCGGCGCCAGGGCCGACGCGCGTTCCGTGCTCGACTATCTCGCGGCGATCCAGGAGGCGGATGGCCATTGGGTGCAGAATGCCTGGCTCGACGGCCGACCCTACTGGTACGGCATTCAGATGGACGAGACAGCCTTTCCGATCCTGCTATACGACATGTTGCTGCGCGCCGGCGCGATCGACGCCTCCGAGAGCGGCCGCTACCTGCCGATGATCGAGGCCGCTGCGGCTTATATCGTCAAAAACGGTCCCGCCACCCAGCAGGATCGCTGGGAGGAGGATGCCGGCTACTCGCCCTTCACGCTTGCCGTCGAGATCGCCGGATTGCTCGCGGCCGCCGATGCGGTGGAAGCGGCAGGCCGATTGCCGGCGGCGCAATATTTGCGCGAGGTGGCCGACGGCTGGAACGAGCGCATAGAGGAATGGACCTACGCCACCGATACGGACTTGTCGCACAGTCTCGGCATTGAGGGCTATTACGTGCGCATCGCATCGGCCACGGACGGCAGTTCGTCACTGCGGCGTGACTTCATTCCCATCCGCAATCGCGACGACGGGGAAGAAGTCGTGGAGGCGGACCTCCTTCTCAGCCCGGATGCTCTGGCGCTGGTACGCTTCGGCCTCCGCGCCGCCGACGATCCGCGCATTATCGGCACCGTCAAGGCAATCGATTCGGAGTTGCGGCGCGAGCTCCCCGCCGGGCCCTATTGGTACCGCTACAATGACGACGGCTACGGCGAGCGCACCGGCGGCGCGCCCTTCGCCGGCAGCGGTGTCGGGAGGCTCTGGCCGCTGCTGACGGGAGAGCGCGCCCACTATGAACTCTCCGCCGGACGGCCGGATGAGGCGCGGCGCCTGCTGGCAGCGCTGGAAGCCTCGGCAAGCGAAGGCGGGCTCCTGCCCGAGCAGATCTGGGACAGCGACGACGTGCCGGAACGCGAGCTTTTTCTCGGTCGCCCCTCCGGCAGCGCCATGCCGCTCGTCTGGGCGCATGCGGAACACATCAAGCTGCTGCGCTCGATCCGCGACGGCGTGATCTTCGATATGCCGCCTCAGACCTTTGCCCGCTATGTCGGCGCAAAGCCGGCGCCCGCGCCCTTCGCCTGGCGCCTGACCAACAAGCGCAGCCAAATGGCAGCAGGCCGCGCCCTGCGCATCGAATTGCCCGAGCCTGCCCTGGTGCATTGGTCCACCGACGGCTGGGCAAACTTCACCGATACGCAGGCTCGCGACACCGGCTTCGGCACCTATGTCTGCGACCTGCCGACGAAGACGCTCGGCCCGGGCACGATCGTCTTCACGATCTTCTGGACGAATACGCAGCGATGGGAGGGCACGGATTTCAAAATCGAAGTGGTTTGA
- a CDS encoding cold-shock protein: MATKGIVKFFNQDKGFGFITPDGGAKDVFVHISALQASGIQSLREGQQVTFDTEPDRMGKGPKAVNIKAS; encoded by the coding sequence ATGGCCACCAAGGGCATCGTAAAATTCTTCAACCAGGACAAGGGTTTTGGTTTCATCACCCCGGACGGCGGCGCTAAGGACGTATTCGTCCATATTTCCGCTCTCCAGGCTTCCGGCATCCAGTCGCTCCGCGAAGGCCAGCAGGTCACCTTCGACACCGAGCCGGATCGCATGGGCAAGGGCCCGAAGGCTGTCAACATCAAGGCTTCCTAA
- the dusA gene encoding tRNA dihydrouridine(20/20a) synthase DusA encodes MQADSLYTRKPVFAVAPMIDWTDRHCRYLHRQISRHALLYTEMVVADAIIHGPRDRLLGHDASEHPVALQVGGSDPAKLAEAVRIAEAYDYDEINLNVGCPSDRVQSGTFGACLMLTPETVADCIGVMKRVSKAPVTVKCRIGVDEQEPEEALPELITRVLDAGADAIWIHARKAWLKGLSPKENREIPPLDYEIVYRMKERWPDVFIGINGGIQTLDQAEAHLAHVDGVMLGRAAYQNAAILADVDQRFYGEPSAEPDWNDLRDRMMVYTERHIAQGGRLQHVARHMVGLFTGLPGSRRYRQILSTDANKPGAGPEVIAAAFAAVDFAGEGERVSA; translated from the coding sequence ATGCAGGCGGATAGCCTCTATACGCGGAAGCCCGTTTTCGCCGTCGCTCCCATGATCGACTGGACGGATAGGCATTGTCGGTACCTACATCGGCAGATCAGCCGGCATGCGTTGCTCTATACCGAAATGGTGGTTGCGGATGCGATTATCCATGGGCCGCGCGATCGGCTGCTGGGTCATGACGCCAGTGAGCATCCTGTGGCGCTGCAGGTGGGCGGCTCCGATCCCGCCAAGCTTGCGGAGGCGGTGCGGATTGCCGAGGCCTATGATTATGACGAGATCAACCTCAACGTCGGCTGCCCGTCGGATCGCGTGCAGTCGGGCACGTTCGGCGCATGCCTGATGCTGACGCCGGAGACGGTGGCGGATTGCATTGGCGTGATGAAGAGGGTTTCCAAGGCGCCGGTTACGGTGAAATGCCGAATCGGCGTCGATGAGCAGGAGCCGGAAGAGGCGCTGCCTGAGCTGATCACCCGCGTGCTCGATGCCGGTGCCGACGCGATCTGGATCCACGCCCGCAAGGCTTGGCTGAAGGGCCTGTCGCCAAAGGAAAACCGCGAAATCCCGCCGCTGGATTACGAGATCGTCTACCGGATGAAAGAGCGTTGGCCCGATGTCTTCATCGGCATCAACGGCGGCATCCAGACGCTGGATCAAGCCGAAGCGCACCTTGCCCATGTCGACGGCGTCATGCTCGGCCGCGCTGCCTATCAGAACGCCGCCATCCTCGCCGATGTCGATCAGCGCTTCTATGGCGAACCGTCCGCTGAGCCGGATTGGAACGACCTGCGCGACCGAATGATGGTCTATACGGAGCGCCACATCGCCCAGGGCGGACGCCTGCAGCATGTCGCCCGCCACATGGTCGGCCTCTTCACCGGCCTGCCGGGCTCTCGCCGTTACCGCCAAATACTCTCCACCGATGCCAACAAGCCGGGGGCGGGGCCGGAGGTGATCGCGGCGGCATTTGCGGCGGTGGATTTTGCCGGCGAGGGCGAGCGGGTGAGCGCTTAA
- a CDS encoding DMT family transporter produces MAIHVLGVHTGRVRTEQGTGNSLAAAYSVAVLCWLLSSGVYIAAKWVSHEMPPWALCFWRVLIAWAILLPIVRRHFGAMFALAKARPLALLCIGGIGLAICQGLLFTGLQHADATTAGIIMALIPILTMVLARLLLGEPMGTWQVTGSIIAFLGIVVIVIKGSPAALMRLDINPGELWIVAGSFCFSLYTVLLRRAKFDIERLPLLVLLLGAAVLTALPFYLWELGSDERSTLNGNGLIALAYVAIPGGAMTYYLFNRSVEALGAARAGLMLYLQTIFTAVLAYLLLGEQLRSYHLEGAAIIVVGLLLVTLLKQKAEPAAVRP; encoded by the coding sequence ATGGCGATACATGTCTTGGGGGTCCATACCGGTCGCGTCAGGACAGAACAGGGGACGGGCAATTCGCTGGCCGCCGCCTATTCTGTGGCGGTCCTCTGTTGGCTGTTGTCATCCGGCGTCTATATCGCCGCGAAATGGGTCTCTCACGAAATGCCCCCTTGGGCGCTTTGCTTCTGGCGCGTGCTAATCGCCTGGGCCATCCTGTTGCCGATCGTGCGCCGGCATTTTGGCGCGATGTTTGCGCTCGCGAAGGCCCGTCCGCTGGCGCTCCTCTGCATCGGCGGCATTGGGCTTGCGATCTGCCAGGGCCTGCTCTTCACTGGCCTGCAACATGCGGATGCCACGACGGCCGGCATCATCATGGCCCTGATCCCCATTCTCACCATGGTTCTAGCCCGCCTCCTTCTTGGCGAGCCGATGGGAACCTGGCAGGTGACGGGATCAATCATCGCCTTTCTTGGAATCGTGGTCATCGTCATCAAAGGCAGCCCGGCGGCATTGATGCGTCTCGATATCAATCCGGGAGAACTGTGGATCGTCGCCGGCTCTTTCTGCTTCAGTCTCTACACTGTCCTGCTCCGCCGCGCGAAATTCGATATAGAGCGCCTTCCGCTCCTCGTACTGCTTTTGGGCGCCGCGGTGCTCACGGCACTGCCTTTCTACCTCTGGGAGCTTGGGTCCGACGAGCGCTCGACGCTCAACGGCAATGGGTTGATTGCACTTGCCTATGTGGCGATCCCAGGCGGGGCCATGACCTACTACCTTTTCAATCGGAGCGTCGAGGCGCTGGGTGCGGCCCGGGCCGGCCTGATGCTCTATCTCCAGACCATCTTTACCGCCGTGCTCGCTTACTTGCTTCTCGGCGAGCAGTTGCGGTCCTATCATCTTGAGGGCGCAGCGATCATCGTCGTTGGCCTGCTGCTCGTCACCCTCCTTAAGCAGAAGGCCGAACCTGCGGCGGTAAGGCCTTGA
- a CDS encoding fumarylacetoacetate hydrolase family protein, translating to MTEQLATVIPLPAPVLLPIEGETAFFPVRRVYCVGRNYADHAIEMGHDPNREPPFFFQKNPDNLLPNGDFPYPPLSSDVHHEVELVVALKSGGADIPAERALDCIYGYAVGIDFTRRDRQGEAKKLGRPWEVGKAFEHSAPVSALAPATKVGHPDMGGIWLMRNGESAQRGDLSQMIWKVPEIITELSKLFTLAPGDVIMTGTPAGVGPVARGDKISCAVDGVASLVLNVV from the coding sequence ATGACCGAACAGCTTGCCACCGTCATCCCCCTGCCCGCGCCCGTTCTATTGCCGATTGAAGGCGAAACCGCATTTTTCCCCGTGCGCCGCGTTTATTGCGTCGGCCGCAATTATGCCGACCACGCGATCGAGATGGGCCACGACCCCAACCGCGAACCGCCCTTCTTCTTCCAGAAAAACCCCGACAATCTCTTGCCGAATGGCGATTTCCCCTATCCGCCGCTGTCCTCGGATGTGCATCATGAGGTGGAACTGGTGGTTGCGCTGAAAAGCGGCGGTGCCGATATCCCGGCCGAAAGGGCGCTGGATTGTATCTACGGCTATGCCGTTGGCATCGATTTCACCCGCCGCGACCGGCAGGGCGAAGCCAAGAAGCTTGGCCGCCCCTGGGAAGTCGGCAAGGCCTTCGAACATTCTGCCCCCGTTTCCGCTCTCGCACCCGCAACAAAAGTCGGTCATCCTGACATGGGTGGCATCTGGCTGATGCGCAATGGCGAGTCGGCGCAAAGGGGCGACCTGTCGCAGATGATCTGGAAAGTACCGGAAATCATCACCGAACTCTCCAAGCTGTTCACGCTGGCGCCCGGCGATGTCATCATGACCGGCACGCCGGCCGGCGTCGGGCCGGTGGCGCGCGGCGACAAGATAAGCTGCGCCGTCGATGGCGTCGCATCGCTGGTGCTGAACGTCGTTTGA
- a CDS encoding gamma carbonic anhydrase family protein: MPLYALSGLVPKTPGPGRYWIAPDANVIGKVEIGEDVGIWFGAVLRGDNELIVIGKGTNIQEGTMVHTDPSFPTTIGEGCTIGHHAIIHGCTIGDNSLIGMGATVLNGAKIGNNCLVGANALVTEGKEFPDGSLIVGAPAKAIRMLDEAAIEGLRRSARNYVANWQRFARDLKRLD, encoded by the coding sequence ATGCCGCTCTATGCCCTTTCCGGCCTGGTCCCGAAGACGCCTGGCCCCGGCCGCTATTGGATCGCGCCCGACGCAAATGTGATAGGCAAGGTTGAGATCGGTGAAGATGTCGGCATCTGGTTCGGCGCAGTCCTGCGCGGCGACAACGAGCTTATTGTCATCGGCAAAGGCACCAATATCCAGGAAGGGACGATGGTGCATACCGATCCCAGCTTCCCGACCACGATCGGCGAAGGCTGCACCATCGGCCACCATGCCATTATCCATGGCTGCACAATCGGCGACAATTCACTGATCGGCATGGGCGCAACCGTGTTGAACGGTGCCAAGATCGGCAACAATTGCCTTGTGGGCGCCAATGCACTGGTGACCGAAGGCAAGGAATTTCCAGACGGCTCCTTGATTGTCGGCGCCCCCGCCAAGGCGATCCGCATGCTGGACGAGGCTGCCATCGAAGGCCTGCGCCGTTCGGCCCGCAACTATGTCGCCAATTGGCAGCGTTTTGCCCGCGACCTCAAAAGACTGGATTAG
- a CDS encoding Fur family transcriptional regulator, whose amino-acid sequence MTTPTLTKNQSLVFDVLTKAEAPLSAYTILDKLRDHGFRAPLQVYRALDKLLEYGVVHRLESINSFVACAHPDENCHSHGLVAFAICESCGQVIEFHDHQVDHRLMDWLKSHKFKAEKSTIEIRGHCASCAA is encoded by the coding sequence ATGACCACTCCGACACTCACCAAGAACCAATCGCTCGTTTTCGATGTCCTGACCAAGGCGGAGGCGCCGCTCAGTGCCTATACCATCCTCGACAAGCTGCGCGACCATGGTTTCCGCGCGCCGCTGCAGGTCTACCGGGCGCTGGACAAGCTGCTGGAATATGGCGTCGTCCATCGCCTTGAGAGCATCAACTCCTTCGTCGCCTGCGCCCATCCGGACGAGAATTGCCATAGCCACGGCCTCGTCGCCTTCGCCATCTGCGAAAGCTGCGGCCAGGTGATCGAATTCCACGATCATCAGGTGGATCACCGGCTGATGGATTGGCTGAAGTCGCACAAGTTCAAGGCCGAGAAATCGACCATCGAGATTCGCGGCCATTGCGCGAGTTGCGCGGCCTGA
- the znuB gene encoding zinc ABC transporter permease subunit ZnuB: MFDDFFLRAVVAGVGLALTTGPLGCFIIWRRMAYFGDTISHSALLGVALSLLFQLNLTLSVFAVAAAVSILLLFLQRRQALSADALLGILSHATLAIGLVIVAFMSWIRIDLIAFLFGDILAVNRSDIALIWGGGILVLAAIAWLWRPLLASTVNPELAEAEGLEPERAKLFFMLLMAVVIAIAMKIVGILLITALLIIPAATARRFAATPEMMAVFASLIGAVAVVGGLFGSLRYDTPSGPSIVVAALVLFIISLLPLARRVGAPAAQQGGQGS, translated from the coding sequence ATGTTTGACGATTTCTTCCTGCGGGCCGTCGTTGCGGGCGTCGGGCTGGCGCTGACGACCGGGCCGCTCGGCTGCTTCATCATCTGGCGGCGCATGGCCTACTTCGGCGATACGATCTCGCATTCGGCACTGCTCGGTGTGGCGCTGTCGCTGCTCTTCCAGCTCAATCTGACACTCTCTGTCTTCGCGGTGGCGGCGGCCGTGTCGATCCTGCTTCTGTTCCTTCAGCGCCGGCAGGCCCTGTCTGCGGATGCGTTGCTCGGCATTCTGTCGCATGCAACGCTGGCGATTGGCCTCGTCATCGTCGCTTTCATGAGCTGGATAAGGATCGATCTTATCGCTTTCCTGTTTGGCGATATCCTCGCCGTCAACCGCTCGGATATCGCCCTGATTTGGGGCGGCGGCATTCTCGTATTGGCGGCGATCGCCTGGCTTTGGCGGCCGCTGCTCGCCTCCACCGTCAATCCGGAACTGGCCGAGGCCGAGGGTCTGGAGCCGGAGAGGGCGAAGCTGTTCTTCATGCTGCTGATGGCAGTCGTTATCGCCATCGCCATGAAGATCGTCGGCATCCTGCTGATCACCGCGCTGCTGATCATCCCCGCCGCCACCGCCCGCCGTTTTGCCGCGACGCCGGAGATGATGGCTGTTTTTGCTTCGCTGATCGGCGCCGTCGCCGTGGTCGGCGGACTATTCGGTTCGCTGCGTTACGACACGCCCTCCGGTCCGTCGATTGTCGTGGCGGCACTCGTTCTGTTTATTATCAGCCTGCTGCCCCTTGCCCGCAGGGTTGGCGCGCCGGCGGCGCAGCAGGGAGGACAGGGATCATGA
- a CDS encoding metal ABC transporter ATP-binding protein, which yields MLSSADNKSRPLVSLHDVGVRRGGRWLVRGVDFSVSRGEIVTLIGPNGSGKSTSAKTAIGVLKPDEGSVERIAGLKVGYVPQKLAIDWTLPLSVHRLMTLTGPLPEAELKAALEAVGIAHLAQSEVQHLSGGEFQRALLARAVARKPDLLVLDEPVQGVDFSGEIALYDLIKSIRNSQGCGILLISHDLHVVMAATDTVVCLNGHVCCRGTPQAVTQSPEYVKLFGSRAAQSLAIYSHHHDHTHLPDGRVQHADGSITDDCRADDGHHDHGHDHGHEHAHHDHDHDHHAAGERHV from the coding sequence ATGCTTTCTTCCGCGGACAATAAGAGCCGGCCTCTGGTGTCGCTCCATGACGTCGGCGTCCGCCGCGGCGGCCGCTGGCTGGTGCGTGGCGTCGATTTTTCGGTGAGCCGCGGCGAAATCGTTACTCTGATCGGCCCGAACGGTTCCGGCAAATCCACCAGCGCCAAGACCGCGATCGGCGTGTTGAAACCGGATGAAGGCAGCGTCGAGCGCATTGCCGGGCTCAAGGTCGGTTATGTCCCGCAGAAGCTTGCCATCGACTGGACCCTGCCGCTGAGCGTGCACCGCTTGATGACACTGACTGGGCCCTTGCCGGAAGCGGAGTTGAAGGCGGCTTTGGAGGCAGTGGGTATCGCCCATCTCGCCCAATCGGAGGTGCAGCATCTTTCCGGCGGCGAATTCCAGCGAGCCTTGCTGGCGCGCGCCGTTGCTCGCAAGCCGGACCTGCTGGTGCTGGACGAACCGGTGCAGGGCGTCGATTTCAGCGGCGAAATCGCGCTTTACGACCTCATCAAGTCGATCCGCAATTCTCAGGGCTGCGGTATTCTGCTGATCTCGCATGATCTGCATGTCGTCATGGCTGCGACAGACACGGTTGTCTGCCTCAATGGTCATGTCTGCTGCCGCGGTACACCGCAGGCGGTTACCCAGAGCCCGGAATATGTGAAGCTGTTCGGCTCGCGAGCGGCCCAGTCGCTGGCGATCTACAGCCATCATCACGACCATACGCATCTGCCTGACGGCCGCGTGCAGCATGCCGACGGCTCGATCACCGATGATTGCCGCGCCGACGACGGCCATCACGACCATGGTCACGATCACGGGCACGAGCATGCCCACCACGATCATGATCATGACCACCACGCCGCAGGAGAACGCCATGTTTGA
- a CDS encoding zinc ABC transporter substrate-binding protein codes for MTLAKTILPLTASLFFSSLFAVPALAGDPPEVVVSIKPVHSLVAAIMQGVGTPDLIVEGAASPHTYALKPSNARALESAKVVFWVGPGMEAFLEKPLSALGSNALVVELDETPGITKLKFRQGGAFEADDDGDEPAADAGDSHDHGDDHGAFDTHLWLDPHNAKAMTAEITTTLVAADPANALTYEANQKALDDKLDALDTEIASTIAPVKNKPFIVFHDAYQYFERRYGVHVAGSITVSPESMPGAQRVAEIHGKVADLGATCVFAEPQFEPKLVNVVIEGTSAKSGVLDPEAATLPQGPNLYFDLMRGIANSLKTCLS; via the coding sequence ATGACCCTGGCAAAGACCATCCTCCCCCTCACCGCTTCCTTATTCTTCTCCTCGCTCTTCGCCGTTCCCGCACTTGCCGGCGATCCGCCGGAAGTAGTCGTATCGATCAAACCGGTTCATTCGCTCGTCGCCGCGATCATGCAGGGCGTCGGCACGCCTGACTTGATCGTCGAGGGCGCGGCCTCACCGCACACCTATGCGCTGAAGCCTTCGAATGCGCGGGCGCTGGAAAGTGCCAAAGTGGTTTTCTGGGTCGGTCCGGGCATGGAGGCTTTCCTGGAAAAGCCGCTTTCGGCCCTGGGCTCGAACGCCCTTGTGGTCGAACTCGATGAGACGCCGGGCATCACCAAACTGAAATTCCGCCAGGGCGGCGCTTTCGAAGCGGATGACGACGGCGACGAACCGGCGGCAGACGCGGGCGATTCTCATGATCATGGTGATGATCATGGAGCGTTCGACACACATCTCTGGCTCGATCCGCACAATGCCAAGGCAATGACGGCTGAGATCACCACCACATTGGTCGCAGCCGATCCCGCCAATGCACTGACCTATGAGGCGAACCAGAAGGCGCTGGACGACAAATTGGATGCGCTCGATACGGAAATCGCCTCGACCATCGCGCCGGTAAAGAATAAGCCTTTCATCGTCTTCCACGATGCCTATCAATATTTCGAGCGCCGCTATGGCGTGCATGTCGCAGGCTCGATCACGGTAAGCCCGGAAAGCATGCCCGGCGCGCAGCGGGTGGCCGAAATCCACGGCAAGGTCGCCGATCTCGGCGCAACTTGCGTCTTCGCCGAGCCGCAATTCGAGCCGAAGCTGGTCAACGTCGTCATCGAGGGCACATCCGCTAAATCAGGCGTGCTCGACCCGGAAGCGGCGACGCTTCCGCAAGGGCCGAATCTCTATTTCGATTTAATGCGCGGCATCGCCAATTCGCTGAAGACCTGCCTCTCCTGA
- a CDS encoding PAS domain-containing protein, which produces MLALFHAFSMKCTQIQRAIKLGDDELVGSLDRELEPLVTAILAYKATSLLEMYMQLQFMSNLIREESDDRSRVMRNSASLSSLIDRYFGGASEAAAEVLMAFSTGKNEHEGEGAGFDEDNVLNDVILDSLPDRVAVITRDYRYLYSNAANSEYLKSKPIELVGRHLSEFIGSELFEGCFKAKLDACFAGETVDCHYPAYRPMDVNTTLHCRMTPLRATKPRGEVIGALVVVHEVGAVSANMLVA; this is translated from the coding sequence TTGCTGGCACTCTTTCATGCCTTCTCCATGAAATGCACCCAGATTCAAAGGGCAATCAAGCTGGGTGACGATGAACTTGTCGGTTCACTCGACCGGGAATTGGAGCCGCTCGTTACAGCGATCCTGGCCTACAAAGCCACCAGCCTTCTCGAAATGTATATGCAATTGCAATTTATGAGCAATCTCATCCGCGAGGAATCGGATGACCGCTCACGGGTGATGCGCAACTCAGCGTCGCTGTCGTCGTTGATCGATCGCTACTTCGGCGGCGCCAGCGAGGCTGCGGCAGAAGTGCTGATGGCATTTTCCACAGGAAAGAACGAGCACGAAGGTGAGGGCGCCGGTTTCGACGAGGACAATGTTCTGAACGACGTCATCCTCGACAGCCTGCCGGACCGTGTCGCGGTCATTACGCGCGACTACCGCTATCTCTATAGCAACGCAGCCAATTCCGAATACCTGAAATCGAAGCCAATCGAGCTGGTCGGTCGGCATCTTTCCGAATTCATCGGTTCTGAATTGTTTGAAGGCTGCTTCAAGGCCAAGCTGGATGCCTGTTTTGCCGGCGAGACGGTCGATTGCCACTATCCGGCCTATCGTCCGATGGATGTCAACACGACCTTGCATTGCCGGATGACGCCGCTGCGCGCCACCAAGCCGAGAGGCGAAGTGATCGGGGCGCTGGTGGTCGTGCATGAAGTCGGTGCCGTTTCGGCGAATATGCTGGTAGCCTGA